In the genome of Polaribacter sp. MED152, one region contains:
- a CDS encoding SulP family inorganic anion transporter, with amino-acid sequence MTEFIKKITPNVKDDVLAGITVSLAMIPEVVAFAFVAQIDPLVALSGAFIIGLITAIFGGRPGLISGAAGAVAVIFVSMIAEGHTKGMLFDTPIDNMGYFYLLGCVILMGVIQILAGVFKLGKFVRLIPHPVMMGFVNGLAIVIFWAQVKMFSHKSLSVSAEGVKEYTSTFMQGNELYIMIGLVALTMGIIWILPKITKKIPASLTAILITTLIVVFSGLEVSTVGSYIIEGGGTGLKGEFPTPNLELWQNLPLNLDTLTFILPFAVLAASVGLIESLMTMNLVDELTETRGNGNKECVAQGAGNIVSGLFGGTGGCGMIGQTVININAGGRGRLSGIMMAVTLLTFILFTDKLIEQVPIAALVGVMFMMVIETFAWSSFRIIKKIPKSDAFVLITVSAVTVIFDLAIAVFVGVIISALVFAWENARRIRARKRFKEDGTKIYEIWGPLFFGSISAFNEKFDVKNDPDQVEIDFVEARISDHSAIEAIFALVEKYQALNKKVTLKHLSEDCKVLLYKASPIFKDVIVENIDDPRYHLAANPEKFPKPLSEYKF; translated from the coding sequence ATGACAGAATTCATAAAAAAAATTACCCCAAATGTTAAAGACGATGTTTTAGCAGGTATCACAGTATCTTTAGCAATGATTCCTGAAGTAGTTGCTTTTGCGTTTGTTGCACAAATAGACCCTTTAGTAGCACTTTCTGGAGCATTCATTATAGGTTTAATTACAGCTATTTTTGGTGGTAGACCAGGTTTAATCTCTGGTGCTGCAGGTGCTGTTGCTGTTATTTTTGTTTCTATGATTGCTGAAGGGCATACGAAAGGAATGCTTTTTGACACGCCAATAGATAACATGGGTTACTTCTACCTTTTGGGTTGTGTAATTTTAATGGGTGTAATTCAAATTCTAGCAGGAGTTTTTAAATTAGGAAAATTTGTACGATTAATTCCTCATCCAGTGATGATGGGCTTTGTAAATGGTTTAGCTATCGTTATTTTTTGGGCGCAAGTAAAAATGTTTTCACACAAATCTTTAAGTGTTTCTGCAGAAGGTGTAAAAGAATATACAAGCACATTTATGCAAGGCAATGAACTTTATATTATGATTGGTTTAGTAGCCTTAACTATGGGTATTATTTGGATATTACCTAAAATCACTAAAAAAATTCCAGCATCATTAACTGCTATTTTAATTACTACTCTAATCGTTGTTTTTTCTGGATTAGAAGTTTCTACAGTAGGTTCTTACATTATAGAAGGTGGAGGAACAGGATTAAAAGGCGAGTTTCCAACTCCGAATTTAGAACTATGGCAAAACTTACCATTAAATTTAGACACCCTAACTTTTATCTTACCTTTTGCTGTATTAGCAGCATCTGTAGGTTTAATTGAATCTCTAATGACAATGAATTTAGTTGATGAATTAACAGAAACTAGAGGAAATGGTAATAAAGAATGTGTAGCTCAAGGAGCAGGAAATATAGTAAGTGGTTTGTTTGGTGGAACAGGTGGTTGTGGAATGATTGGCCAAACCGTTATTAACATCAACGCTGGTGGTAGAGGAAGATTATCTGGAATAATGATGGCTGTTACATTATTAACTTTTATACTATTTACAGATAAATTAATAGAGCAAGTGCCAATTGCAGCTTTAGTGGGTGTTATGTTTATGATGGTTATTGAAACCTTTGCTTGGTCTAGTTTTAGAATTATTAAGAAGATTCCTAAATCTGATGCCTTTGTTTTAATTACAGTATCTGCTGTAACCGTAATTTTTGATTTAGCGATTGCTGTTTTTGTAGGTGTAATTATTTCTGCTTTGGTTTTTGCTTGGGAAAATGCAAGAAGAATTAGAGCTAGAAAACGTTTTAAAGAAGATGGAACTAAAATATATGAAATTTGGGGTCCTTTATTCTTTGGTAGTATTTCCGCTTTTAATGAAAAATTTGATGTAAAAAATGACCCAGATCAAGTAGAAATAGATTTTGTTGAAGCTAGAATATCCGATCATTCAGCAATTGAAGCCATATTTGCTCTGGTAGAAAAATACCAAGCACTAAATAAAAAAGTTACTTTAAAACATTTAAGTGAAGATTGTAAAGTTTTATTATACAAGGCTTCACCAATTTTTAAAGATGTTATTGTAGAAAATATTGATGATCCAAGGTATCACCTAGCTGCAAATCCTGAGAAGTTTCCAAAACCTTTAAGCGAATACAAGTTTTAG
- a CDS encoding NUDIX hydrolase → MYKVFVNDKPIIITSSSKNEKNFPIYSFSELEFDDVLLKLEEETIFGVILVSANLELDWQIFTKNLKVIPAAGGLVVNNQQSVLFIFRNGTWDLPKGWIEKGESKELAAVREVEEECGITNLSILKPLATTYHIYKHKGLKLKETHWFLMHSNDASPLTPQLEEGITKVVFLNTIEIKKTLSNTYANIKLVYDAYKQA, encoded by the coding sequence ATGTATAAAGTTTTTGTAAATGATAAACCAATAATTATCACATCTTCATCAAAAAATGAAAAAAATTTTCCAATTTATTCATTCTCTGAACTTGAATTTGATGATGTACTTCTTAAATTAGAAGAGGAAACTATTTTTGGCGTCATTTTAGTCAGTGCAAATTTAGAACTTGATTGGCAAATATTCACTAAAAATTTAAAAGTAATTCCTGCTGCAGGTGGTTTAGTTGTAAATAATCAGCAATCAGTGCTATTTATTTTTAGGAACGGAACATGGGATTTACCCAAAGGATGGATAGAAAAAGGGGAATCTAAAGAATTAGCGGCTGTTAGAGAAGTAGAAGAAGAATGTGGTATTACCAACCTTTCTATCTTAAAACCATTAGCTACAACTTATCACATTTATAAACATAAAGGCCTAAAACTTAAAGAAACACATTGGTTTTTAATGCATTCTAATGATGCATCACCCTTAACACCACAATTAGAAGAAGGCATTACAAAAGTAGTTTTCTTAAATACTATAGAAATAAAAAAAACACTTTCTAACACATATGCCAATATTAAATTGGTTTATGATGCTTATAAACAGGCTTAA
- the pyrE gene encoding orotate phosphoribosyltransferase, whose product MVMNKDTSKKTAELLLQIKAIKLSPNEPFQWASGWKSPIYCDNRVTLSYPPVRVFLKEEIAKIAELEYGKPDVIAGVATGAIAIGILVAQELGVPFVYVRPEPKKHGRKNQIEGHLESGQNVVVIEDLISTGNSSLNAVAALKEAGAVVKGMVAIFSYGFDVATENFKDKNVNLKTLSDYENLLEQALDSNYISQKELATLQEWRANPSEWKQ is encoded by the coding sequence ATGGTTATGAACAAAGATACTTCAAAAAAAACAGCTGAACTTTTATTGCAAATAAAAGCGATTAAACTAAGTCCTAACGAACCTTTTCAGTGGGCTTCAGGATGGAAATCACCTATTTATTGTGACAATAGAGTTACCTTATCTTATCCTCCAGTACGTGTTTTTTTAAAGGAGGAAATTGCTAAAATTGCTGAGTTAGAATATGGTAAACCAGATGTAATTGCTGGGGTTGCAACAGGTGCTATAGCAATTGGGATTTTAGTTGCTCAAGAACTAGGTGTGCCTTTTGTATATGTTAGGCCAGAACCTAAAAAACATGGTAGAAAAAACCAAATTGAGGGGCATTTAGAAAGTGGTCAGAATGTTGTGGTTATAGAAGATTTAATAAGTACAGGTAACAGTAGTTTAAATGCAGTTGCAGCATTAAAAGAGGCTGGAGCAGTAGTTAAAGGTATGGTTGCTATATTTTCTTATGGTTTTGATGTAGCAACAGAAAACTTTAAAGACAAAAACGTAAATTTAAAAACATTAAGTGATTACGAGAATCTTTTAGAGCAAGCATTAGACAGTAATTATATTTCTCAAAAAGAATTAGCAACTCTACAAGAATGGAGAGCTAACCCTAGTGAGTGGAAACAATAA
- a CDS encoding biotin--[acetyl-CoA-carboxylase] ligase, producing MNLIKLNAIDSTNSFLKEMAKNSSLENYTVVVAKDQTNGRGQQENTWASEPFKNLTFSAFINDLNLELNHYKYFNFAISLGVYDAISMYINKQLFIKWPNDILSANQKICGILIENSISKGAMKYAVVGIGINVNQETFYENLSKASSLKNITGKSYNLDELLVEVVTAIKLRIKQLLDKEYDTLENDYLKVLYKKNIPSMFKTAENALFMGKIIGISNSGNLKVELGDETIKEFGIKEISFA from the coding sequence TTGAATTTAATCAAACTTAATGCCATTGATTCTACAAATTCTTTTTTAAAAGAAATGGCGAAAAATTCTTCTTTAGAAAACTATACTGTGGTTGTAGCTAAAGATCAAACAAATGGGCGTGGCCAACAAGAAAATACTTGGGCCTCAGAACCTTTTAAAAACCTTACGTTCAGTGCTTTTATCAATGATTTAAATTTAGAATTAAACCATTATAAATATTTTAATTTTGCCATTAGTTTGGGTGTGTATGATGCTATTTCTATGTACATTAATAAACAGTTATTTATAAAATGGCCAAACGACATTCTGTCAGCTAATCAAAAAATTTGTGGCATTTTAATTGAAAATTCAATTTCTAAAGGTGCTATGAAATATGCTGTGGTTGGAATTGGTATTAATGTAAATCAAGAAACATTTTACGAGAACCTATCTAAAGCATCATCTTTAAAAAATATTACAGGCAAATCTTACAACTTAGATGAATTGCTTGTAGAAGTTGTAACTGCAATAAAACTTAGAATAAAACAATTGCTAGATAAAGAGTACGATACCTTAGAAAATGACTATCTTAAAGTATTATACAAAAAAAACATTCCTAGCATGTTTAAAACAGCAGAGAATGCTTTATTTATGGGTAAAATTATAGGTATTTCTAATTCTGGAAATCTTAAAGTAGAACTCGGAGATGAGACTATAAAAGAATTCGGAATTAAGGAAATTTCTTTTGCTTAA
- the rsfS gene encoding ribosome silencing factor gives MTKKQVSTDDLIAVIIKGIDDVKGEDIQLLDLRDIENTVCDYFVICSGNSNTQVNAISSSVQKVVSKEVKDKPWHVEGQGNSEWVLMDYVNVVVHIFQKHVRDYYDIESLWGDAKITEINPV, from the coding sequence ATGACAAAAAAACAAGTAAGCACAGATGATTTAATCGCTGTAATTATTAAAGGAATTGATGATGTTAAAGGAGAAGACATCCAATTATTAGATTTAAGAGATATAGAAAATACCGTATGCGATTATTTCGTAATTTGCTCTGGTAATTCAAATACACAAGTGAACGCTATTTCTAGTTCAGTTCAAAAAGTAGTAAGTAAAGAGGTTAAAGATAAACCTTGGCATGTAGAAGGTCAAGGAAACTCTGAATGGGTTTTAATGGATTATGTAAACGTAGTTGTGCACATTTTTCAAAAGCATGTTAGAGATTATTATGATATTGAAAGCCTTTGGGGTGATGCAAAAATCACCGAAATTAACCCAGTATAA
- the ftsH gene encoding ATP-dependent zinc metalloprotease FtsH has protein sequence MSDSNKDNKSNMPKLKFSSYWIYGGIFLAIIAIQFFSSGDLASKSISRNKFEEILKDNDIKKIVVINKDVAQIFLTQEALKKEEHKKFTTSTFYRPGSAVYEYNFGDQRTFEQSVIEAKEEKNLVVDIDNKEKTSIFEAIVGFLPFIILIAIWLFFMKRMSGGGAGSGGGGQIFSIGKSKAKLFDKDTKVKTTFENVAGLEGAKEEVQEIVDFLKSPEKYTSLGGKIPKGALLVGPPGTGKTLLAKAVAGEAGVPFFSLSGSDFVEMFVGVGASRVRDLFKQAQQKSPSIIFIDEIDAIGRARGKNSMTGGNDERENTLNQLLTEMDGFGTDTNVIVIAATNRADVLDKALMRAGRFDRQIYVDLPDIRERQEIFEVHIKPLKLADDVDVEFLAQQTPGFSGADIANMCNEAALIAARNGKKAIHHQAFLDAVDRIVGGLEKKKKRITPKEKKVIAFHEAGHATVSWMLEHAAPLVKVTIVPRGQSLGAAWYLPAERLIVQTEQMLDEMCATLGGRAAEKIIFNKISTGALSDLEKVTKQARAMVTVYGLNDEVGNITYYDSSGNDAFVKPYSEETGKMIDKEISKMIEIQYQRAIELLSKHKEKLTVLAELLLEKEVIFKDDLEKIFGKRPFEALDTEVKSEDEIDLPTESTTTES, from the coding sequence ATGAGTGATTCAAATAAAGACAATAAGTCAAATATGCCTAAATTAAAATTCAGTTCTTATTGGATTTATGGAGGTATATTTTTAGCCATTATAGCTATTCAGTTTTTCAGCAGTGGAGATTTAGCATCTAAAAGTATTTCAAGAAATAAGTTCGAAGAAATATTGAAAGATAATGACATCAAGAAAATTGTTGTGATTAACAAAGATGTAGCTCAAATATTCTTAACACAAGAAGCGCTAAAAAAAGAGGAACATAAAAAATTTACAACCTCTACATTTTACAGACCTGGATCTGCAGTGTATGAATACAATTTTGGAGATCAAAGAACCTTTGAACAAAGTGTTATAGAGGCTAAGGAAGAAAAAAACTTAGTTGTAGATATTGATAACAAAGAAAAAACGAGCATTTTTGAAGCTATAGTTGGTTTCTTACCATTCATCATTTTAATAGCGATTTGGTTATTTTTTATGAAGAGAATGTCTGGTGGAGGAGCAGGTTCTGGTGGAGGAGGTCAAATATTTAGCATTGGGAAATCTAAAGCTAAACTTTTTGACAAAGACACTAAAGTAAAAACAACTTTTGAGAATGTAGCAGGTTTAGAAGGCGCAAAAGAAGAAGTACAAGAAATTGTAGATTTCTTAAAAAGCCCTGAAAAATATACTTCTTTAGGAGGTAAAATTCCAAAGGGAGCGTTATTAGTAGGTCCTCCAGGAACAGGTAAAACATTATTAGCAAAGGCAGTTGCAGGTGAAGCTGGTGTACCTTTTTTCTCACTTTCTGGTTCAGATTTTGTAGAGATGTTTGTTGGGGTAGGTGCTTCTAGAGTGCGTGATTTGTTTAAACAAGCACAGCAAAAATCGCCTTCTATTATTTTTATAGATGAAATTGATGCAATTGGTAGAGCACGTGGTAAAAACTCAATGACAGGTGGTAATGATGAGCGTGAAAATACGTTAAATCAATTATTAACTGAAATGGATGGTTTTGGTACAGATACTAACGTAATTGTAATTGCTGCAACCAACAGAGCAGACGTTTTAGATAAAGCTTTAATGCGTGCAGGACGTTTTGATAGACAGATTTATGTAGACTTACCAGATATTAGAGAAAGACAAGAAATCTTTGAAGTACATATTAAACCTTTAAAATTAGCAGATGATGTTGATGTTGAGTTTTTAGCACAGCAAACACCAGGTTTTTCTGGAGCAGATATTGCTAATATGTGTAATGAGGCTGCTTTAATTGCTGCTAGAAATGGTAAGAAAGCTATTCATCATCAAGCATTTTTAGATGCTGTAGACAGAATCGTTGGTGGTTTAGAGAAAAAGAAAAAACGTATTACACCAAAAGAGAAAAAAGTAATTGCATTTCATGAAGCTGGTCATGCCACTGTAAGTTGGATGTTAGAACATGCTGCACCATTAGTAAAAGTAACTATTGTACCTAGAGGTCAATCTTTAGGAGCTGCTTGGTACTTGCCTGCAGAACGTTTAATTGTGCAAACAGAGCAAATGTTAGACGAAATGTGTGCTACTTTAGGAGGAAGAGCTGCTGAAAAAATTATTTTTAATAAAATTTCTACAGGAGCATTAAGCGACTTAGAAAAGGTAACCAAACAAGCAAGAGCTATGGTTACAGTATATGGTTTAAATGATGAAGTTGGTAATATTACTTATTACGATTCTTCAGGTAATGATGCCTTTGTAAAACCTTATAGTGAGGAAACTGGTAAAATGATTGATAAAGAAATTTCTAAAATGATAGAAATTCAGTATCAAAGAGCCATTGAATTGCTTTCTAAACACAAAGAAAAACTTACAGTTTTAGCGGAATTGCTTTTAGAAAAAGAGGTGATTTTTAAAGACGATTTAGAGAAAATTTTTGGTAAAAGACCATTTGAGGCTTTAGATACAGAAGTAAAGTCAGAAGATGAAATAGACTTGCCAACAGAGAGTACTACAACAGAATCGTAA
- a CDS encoding phosphatidate cytidylyltransferase yields MRNLLRRSFSGIIYVLIFISAILFSKESYIVLITLFGFLCIWEFSKLIALKNYAAYILFPLTLYLLISRQYSYASIGILTITLLSSTYLVYQLFVKKEINYKDNRQKLGLTYRYVIFSMCFLVLLPFYENSFHPYLMISILSLIWVNDSFAFLIGKNFGKHKLFPSVSPKKTIEGFVGGLVFSLLAALLISKFNLDFSMLHWLIIGVLVSVLGTTGDLVESKFKRQAGLKDSGNIMPGHGGILDRLDSLLFAAPFVYLFINYII; encoded by the coding sequence ATGCGCAACCTTTTAAGAAGGAGTTTTTCTGGAATTATTTATGTCCTTATTTTTATTTCTGCTATTCTCTTTTCTAAAGAGTCTTATATTGTTTTAATTACACTTTTTGGTTTTTTATGCATTTGGGAGTTTTCTAAACTCATCGCCCTAAAAAACTACGCTGCATATATTTTATTTCCTTTAACCTTATACCTTTTAATTAGTAGGCAATATAGCTACGCTTCAATAGGTATTCTTACTATAACGTTGCTATCATCTACCTACTTAGTTTATCAACTATTTGTAAAAAAAGAAATCAATTATAAAGATAACAGGCAAAAACTTGGGTTAACTTACAGGTATGTTATTTTCTCAATGTGTTTTTTGGTCTTGTTACCATTTTACGAGAACAGTTTTCATCCATATTTAATGATCAGTATTTTATCATTAATTTGGGTAAACGATTCTTTTGCATTTTTAATCGGTAAAAATTTTGGGAAACATAAACTTTTTCCATCAGTATCTCCTAAAAAAACAATAGAAGGTTTTGTTGGAGGATTGGTTTTTTCACTATTAGCGGCATTACTAATTAGTAAGTTTAATTTAGATTTCTCTATGCTGCATTGGCTAATTATAGGTGTTTTGGTTTCTGTATTAGGTACAACAGGCGATCTAGTAGAATCTAAATTTAAAAGACAAGCAGGTCTTAAAGATAGTGGAAACATTATGCCTGGTCATGGAGGAATTTTAGACAGGCTAGATAGTTTACTATTTGCTGCACCCTTTGTATATTTGTTTATTAATTATATAATTTAA
- a CDS encoding phosphatidylserine decarboxylase family protein → MIRFHKEGYKIIVITFIIVIAAILLAEKFIDIVWVTKSIQILAVAFLIIVLQFFRNPKRIAQLNENTIVAPVDGKVVVIEEVEEPEYFKDKRLQVSIFMSPINVHVTRYAMSGKIKYSKYHPGKYLVAWHPKASTDNERTTIVIHNDSFGDVLYRQIAGALAKRIVNYAIEGEEVVQGTDAGFIKFGSRVDLYFPLGTKLNVSLGDKVKGGTQVIAEK, encoded by the coding sequence ATGATTCGTTTTCATAAAGAAGGTTACAAAATTATTGTAATTACATTCATCATTGTAATTGCTGCTATTTTATTGGCAGAAAAATTTATTGATATTGTTTGGGTTACAAAGTCAATTCAAATATTGGCAGTAGCGTTTCTTATAATCGTTTTGCAGTTTTTTAGAAACCCTAAAAGAATAGCACAATTAAATGAAAATACAATTGTTGCGCCTGTAGATGGTAAAGTTGTAGTGATAGAAGAGGTAGAAGAACCAGAATATTTTAAAGACAAAAGATTACAGGTATCAATATTTATGTCTCCAATTAATGTGCATGTTACAAGATACGCCATGAGTGGTAAGATTAAATACAGCAAATATCATCCAGGAAAATACTTGGTAGCTTGGCATCCTAAAGCTTCTACAGATAATGAAAGAACCACCATTGTAATTCATAATGATAGTTTTGGAGATGTTTTATACAGACAAATTGCAGGTGCACTAGCCAAAAGAATTGTAAATTATGCCATTGAAGGTGAAGAAGTGGTTCAAGGTACAGATGCAGGTTTTATCAAATTTGGTTCACGAGTAGATTTGTATTTTCCTTTAGGAACTAAACTAAATGTTAGTTTAGGAGATAAAGTAAAAGGAGGTACACAAGTGATTGCAGAAAAATAG
- a CDS encoding acyl-CoA-binding protein encodes MAPDLMLQLYAYHKQANFGNNFSFNSGLDVRSGFKFNAWMQLKGMSSDEAKEKYIELANQILQKNKDS; translated from the coding sequence ATTGCACCAGATTTAATGTTGCAACTGTATGCTTATCATAAGCAAGCAAACTTTGGAAATAACTTTTCGTTTAACAGTGGTTTAGATGTAAGAAGTGGCTTTAAATTTAATGCGTGGATGCAGTTGAAAGGTATGTCTTCAGATGAAGCTAAAGAGAAGTATATAGAATTAGCAAATCAAATTTTACAAAAAAATAAAGATAGTTAG
- a CDS encoding YceI family protein has protein sequence MKKVLVTIFACVLVFNLTSCKSESESTTKTTLTTTEPKKSTAAFSVANAKTNIKFTAYKTTEKIGVAGSFKKIDITHGGEGANIKEAINNTEFSIPVSGLITKDSSRDYKIKKFFFGVMNNTKLLSGDLKLVDDSNGIANITMNGETQAVPFTYTIHRNEFNMKAIIDINTWNAGKALASLNKVCQDLHKGSDGISKTWSEVDLNISTTF, from the coding sequence ATGAAAAAAGTATTAGTTACAATTTTTGCATGTGTATTAGTATTCAATTTAACATCTTGCAAATCAGAGAGTGAGTCCACTACTAAAACTACTCTTACAACAACTGAACCTAAGAAAAGTACTGCAGCTTTTAGTGTAGCTAACGCTAAAACTAATATAAAATTCACAGCATATAAAACCACAGAGAAAATTGGGGTTGCTGGTTCTTTTAAGAAAATTGATATTACTCATGGAGGTGAAGGAGCTAACATAAAAGAAGCAATTAACAATACTGAGTTTTCAATACCAGTAAGTGGCTTAATTACAAAAGATTCTAGTAGAGATTACAAGATTAAGAAATTCTTTTTTGGTGTAATGAACAATACTAAGCTTCTTTCTGGAGATTTAAAATTGGTTGATGATAGTAATGGAATTGCCAACATTACCATGAATGGAGAAACTCAGGCAGTACCTTTTACATATACCATTCATAGAAATGAATTCAATATGAAAGCTATTATAGACATAAATACCTGGAATGCTGGTAAAGCATTGGCCTCTTTAAATAAGGTTTGTCAAGATTTACACAAGGGTTCAGATGGTATCTCTAAAACTTGGAGTGAAGTAGATTTGAATATTTCTACTACTTTTTAA
- a CDS encoding TIGR01777 family oxidoreductase, with translation MAKILISGGTGLVGTQLTKLLLEKEHSVNILTRTPDASNEFKWDISKQTIDVDAFKDVEYIIHLAGAGIADERWSDKRKKVIIDSRVDSANLLFSKVKALNLPLKGFISASGSGYYGAITSDKIFEENDAAGNDFLGEVCEKWEAAALQFESINIPVSILRTGIVLSRTGGALEKMKTPVIAALGSGKQYMPWIHLDDLCQMYIHQIEENVNGVFNAVAPEHHTSTTFSKQLAKSVSRPYVGINVPSFMLKLAFGDMAKILLEGSRLASDKIRKHKFTFQFPELAEALNNLFKK, from the coding sequence ATGGCAAAAATTTTAATTTCTGGTGGTACAGGTTTAGTAGGTACTCAATTAACAAAATTACTCTTAGAAAAAGAACATTCAGTAAACATTCTTACAAGAACACCTGATGCTTCTAACGAATTTAAATGGGATATATCTAAGCAAACCATAGATGTTGATGCTTTTAAGGATGTTGAATATATTATTCATTTGGCAGGCGCAGGTATTGCTGATGAAAGATGGTCAGATAAAAGAAAAAAGGTAATTATTGATAGTAGAGTAGATTCTGCAAACCTACTGTTTAGCAAAGTAAAAGCATTGAACTTGCCTTTAAAAGGTTTTATATCAGCTTCAGGAAGTGGATATTATGGAGCGATAACTAGCGATAAAATTTTTGAAGAAAATGATGCTGCAGGCAATGATTTTTTGGGTGAGGTTTGTGAAAAATGGGAAGCAGCTGCACTTCAATTTGAAAGTATAAATATTCCTGTTTCAATTTTAAGAACAGGTATTGTTTTATCTAGAACTGGTGGTGCTTTAGAAAAAATGAAAACACCTGTAATTGCAGCTTTAGGTTCTGGTAAACAATATATGCCATGGATACATCTTGATGATTTATGCCAAATGTATATACATCAAATTGAAGAAAATGTAAACGGAGTTTTTAATGCTGTAGCTCCTGAGCATCATACAAGCACAACATTTTCTAAACAACTAGCAAAAAGTGTTTCTAGACCTTATGTTGGAATTAATGTACCTAGTTTTATGCTGAAACTAGCTTTTGGAGACATGGCTAAAATTTTACTAGAAGGCAGCAGACTAGCATCAGATAAAATTAGAAAACACAAATTTACCTTTCAATTTCCAGAATTAGCTGAAGCCTTAAATAACTTATTTAAAAAGTAG